The following are encoded in a window of Oreochromis aureus strain Israel breed Guangdong linkage group 10, ZZ_aureus, whole genome shotgun sequence genomic DNA:
- the b4galt4 gene encoding beta-1,4-galactosyltransferase 4, giving the protein MGYCSSIRKISRKSKYVILLILVLSLLAWIAIFSRDMVKPIYPTTQQTHVKEESQRKEVDLQIEAANEINTPPQKTKCPQVSPLLLGAVKLSFESSLKLKDVEKDNEEVNEGEYKPSDCTARQSVAILIPHRNRERHLLYLLHHLHPFLQRQQLHYAIYVIQQAGDVTFNRAKLLNIGYLEALKDYNWDCFIFHDVDLVPENDHNLYVCDTQPKHLVVGRNATGYRLRYKGYFGGVTALSRDQFFKVNGFSNAYWGWGGEDDDLRIRVELQKMKIVRPPKNVARYTMVFHKRDSGNEVNRDRMRLLGRTPQSWRKDGLNSCSYKTLSVERMPLYVNVTVDIGKRLS; this is encoded by the exons ATGGGCTATTGTTCAAGTATAAGGAAGATTTCACGCAAGAGCAAGTACGTCATACTGCTCATTCTTGTGCTGTCACTACTGGCATGGATAGCAATATTTTCAAGAGACATGGTGAAACCTATCTACCCCACCACTCAACAAACTCATGTCAAAGAAGAGAGTCAGAGGAAAGAGGTCGACTTGCAGATAGAAGCAGCTAATGAAATAAATACCCCACCACAAAAAACCAAGTGCCCTCAGGTGTCACCATTGCTGT TGGGGGCTGTGAAACTGTCCTTTGAGTCCTCTCTGAAACTGAAGGATGTAGAGAAAGACAATGAAGAAGTAAATGAAGGCGAGTATAAGCCCTCGGATTGCACAGCGAGGCAGAGCGTAGCAATCCTAATCCCTCATCGCAACCGAGAGCGACACCTCCTCTACCTCCTGCATCACTTGCACCCCTTCTTGCAGAGACAGCAACTACATTATGCCATTTATGTCATCCAGCAG gctgGTGATGTAACTTTTAATCGTGCCAAGTTACTAAATATTGGATACTTGGAGGCACTAAAAGACTACAACTGGGATTGCTTCATCTTCCATGATGTGGACCTGGTACCTGAAAATGATCATAATTTATATGTTTGTGACACGCAGCCCAAACACTTGGTGGTTGGCCGCAATGCAACGGGATACAG GTTGCGTTATAAAGGCTACTTTGGAGGAGTCACAGCCTTGAGCAGAGACCAGTTTTTTAAAGTGAATGGGTTTTCAAATGCATACTGGGGCTGGGGTGGAGAAGATGATGACCTTCGCATCAG GGTTGAGTTACAGAAAATGAAGATCGTTCGGCCGCCCAAGAACGTAGCTCGCTACACGATGGTGTTTCACAAACGAGACAGTGGCAATGAAGTAAACCGGGACAG GATGAGGTTGTTGGGTCGAACACCACAGTCATGGAGGAAAGATGGATTAAACAGCTGCTCATATAAGACTTTATCAGTTGAGAGGATGCCTCTCTATGTGAATGTTACCGTGGACATTGGCAAGCGATTAAGTTGA